The following proteins are co-located in the Parafannyhessea umbonata genome:
- a CDS encoding glycerate kinase, producing the protein MPRFLFASDSFKGTLSSAQTAELLAASARRHFPGCRTQAIPMADGGEGTARALALAQGGRMVHSAAHDALGRPIVASYALLPHGRAVIEMAAAAGLPLVAPAERDVEAASTAGVGELVKDALDRGARDVTIALGGSATNDGGMGCMRALGFRLLGAGREELAGRGGDLALVRAIDCSHADARLSRTSFTVMCDVDNPLLGPDGAARTFAPQKGADASCVKRLERGMENYARVLERTFGKGFDVPGAGAAGGMGAGCLAFLGARAEPGVERVLSLVGFDRLLQDADLVVTGEGRLDAQTARGKVVAGVAAACARAGVPCVAVVGSVEPGATPPAGVTATFPTTSGPMTLDYALAHATELYAQTAERLFSALAAGASLGAREPTPSASAMAVPAPAPARRAVPPR; encoded by the coding sequence ATGCCACGCTTTCTGTTCGCATCGGATTCGTTCAAGGGCACGCTGAGCTCCGCCCAGACGGCAGAGCTCCTTGCCGCCTCGGCGCGACGGCACTTCCCCGGCTGCCGCACGCAAGCCATCCCCATGGCAGACGGCGGAGAGGGCACCGCACGGGCGCTCGCCCTCGCACAGGGTGGCCGCATGGTGCACTCAGCGGCGCACGACGCCCTCGGCAGGCCGATCGTGGCCTCCTACGCGCTCCTCCCCCACGGGCGCGCCGTGATAGAGATGGCCGCGGCGGCGGGCCTTCCCCTCGTGGCGCCTGCAGAGCGCGACGTTGAGGCCGCAAGCACCGCGGGCGTGGGCGAGCTCGTCAAGGACGCGCTCGACCGCGGCGCGCGCGACGTCACCATCGCCCTCGGCGGCAGCGCCACAAACGATGGCGGCATGGGCTGCATGCGCGCGCTGGGGTTTCGCCTGCTTGGCGCCGGGCGAGAAGAGCTTGCCGGCCGCGGCGGAGACCTCGCGCTGGTCCGCGCCATCGACTGCTCCCATGCGGACGCGCGCCTTTCGCGAACGAGCTTCACCGTGATGTGCGACGTGGACAACCCGCTCCTGGGACCCGACGGCGCCGCGCGCACGTTCGCCCCGCAGAAGGGTGCGGACGCCTCGTGCGTGAAGCGGCTGGAGCGTGGCATGGAAAACTACGCCCGTGTGCTCGAGCGCACGTTCGGCAAAGGCTTCGACGTGCCCGGTGCCGGCGCCGCCGGCGGCATGGGAGCCGGCTGCCTCGCGTTTCTGGGCGCCCGCGCCGAGCCGGGCGTCGAGCGCGTGCTTTCGCTCGTGGGCTTCGACCGGCTGCTTCAAGACGCGGACCTCGTGGTCACGGGCGAGGGACGCCTCGACGCCCAGACGGCCCGCGGCAAGGTCGTCGCCGGGGTAGCCGCCGCGTGCGCCCGGGCGGGCGTGCCATGCGTGGCCGTCGTCGGCTCCGTGGAGCCCGGTGCCACGCCGCCGGCGGGCGTCACGGCGACCTTCCCCACCACAAGCGGCCCCATGACCCTGGACTACGCGCTCGCCCACGCCACCGAGCTCTATGCCCAGACGGCGGAGCGGCTCTTCTCGGCCCTTGCCGCAGGCGCCAGCCTTGGCGCGCGCGAGCCCACGCCGTCGGCCTCGGCCATGGCCGTGCCCGCACCGGCGCCGGCTCGCCGCGCGGTGCCGCCGCGCTAA